One Coprobacter fastidiosus genomic window, TGGGATTATGTGTCTTGCCTGTTTAGGAAAAAGATGCTCCGTATATTCCATTATGCAGGAATTGTAGGAGCTTTGTTTGTTTTCGGATCTATGGCTTATGGGGCGTTTATCAATCGGGAGCGTTTGGTTATTCGAGAGCTTTCTGTAGAGTCATCCCGATTACCGGAAGGATTTAATGATTATAAAATCGTACAAATTTCCGATATTCATTTAGAAAGTTTTGGATCAGATACAATATTCATATCCGAGATGGTACGGCAAGTTAATAAATTAGAGCCCGATTTGATTGTTTTTACCGGCGATTTGGTCACGTTGCGCAGTGCCGAATTAGAACCGTTTTTGCATGTGCTTTCCGGTTTGAAAGCAAAGAACGGAGTATATTCGATTCTTGGTAACCATGATTACGGGGATTATGTACCATGGAAAAATGTATCGGAAAAATTAGAAGATCGGAAACTCCTCAGAATAAAAGAAAAAGAGATGGGGTGGCGAATGCTGAATAATGAGTCGGTGTATTTGTATAGCGGTAATGATTCTGTAGCCCTGATCGGAGTTGAAAATTGGGGAGAACCTCCTTTCCCGAAATACGGAAATTTGAGGGCTGCTTATCCGGATTTGAATGATGACTGTTTTAAGATTTTATTAACCCATAACCCGATGCATTGGGATGAAGAAGTTATATCGGGTACAAATATAGATTTGTCTTTTTCGGGACATACTCATGCTATGCAAATTAAGTTACAGTTGGGAGATTGGCGTTACTCTCCGGCGGAGATACGTTATCCTCGTTGGAGCGGACTTTATAGGGAGGGGAATCAGTATTTATATGTAAACGAAGGTATAGGTTGTGTGTTTATGCCGATGCGGGTAGGAGCAACGCCTGAGATAACAGTAATTCGACTTAAATGTATATCGTAAAAGTTATAATTTGCGTTTTCTTTTTAATAACAGGTTTTTCTTGTGGAAAAGCACCGTCCGATTCGCCTGTAATTCGTATGGCACTGTTGAAAGGGCCTTCGGCAATAGCATTTTCAAATTTGTTAGACTCTGTTTATTGTATTCAGGGAAAGCGGTTCGAAATTGTTTTGTATGATAATCCGATGAAAGTACAGGCGTTAATGATACAAAAAAAAGTAGATGTGGCGGTCTTGCCGCTTTCTTCTGCTGTAAATTTGTATAATAAAAATACGGGTTATTCTCTTTTGGCTTGTCCGGTTTGGGGAAATTTGTTTTGGATCTCGTCCGGAAGTAGAACCGATAAATCGCCGTTTCCCATATTTTTATTTGGACAGGGTACAACTTCTGACGTATTGCTGAAATATTTACAAAGTGTTTCTGCTTTACAGGATGTCTATCCCGATTATACCTATTCTACACCTCAAGATATGTTTAGAGCCTTGATGAGTCGTCAGATATCGGATGCTATATTGCCGGAACCATTTGTATCTTTGGCATTACAAAAAGATTCATCATTATTTGTTTGTTGTGATTTGGCAAAAAAATTCAGTCCGGTTGGTTTTGCTCAAACGGCAGTAGTCGTTAGCTCGGAAATAAAGCAAGACATACATTTATTGAATTCTGTCGATTCTTTATTGTCGGTTTCAGTGAGGAAGAGTACACCTGAAAATCCGGAAACGGAAAGTCGGCTGATACACTACAAAATACTACCCGGTAAAATTGATTTGGCAACAGTATATGACCGTTGTCGCATCGAATACAGGTCACGATCTTCGGTCAGAAATTCAGTAGATAGTTTGTTGCAGGTTATTTTCAAGTATTATCCGAAATCCATAGGAGGCAAGTTCCCGGATGATAGATTCTATATATCTGATAATTCGATATGATTTTATGAAAAAGCGAAAAAAATATATTCTTATTGCCGCTTCATGGTTTACCGTATTGCTATGTTGGCAGTTTTTTTCGCTATATATCGGGAATAAAGATATTTTTCCCTCGGCTTTTCAGCTTATTACAGCAGTATTTTATTTGTTTTCGGAAGCCTCTTTTTTGTCTGCCGTATCATCAACTTTGTTGCGAGGAATATGCGGGATGTTGCTTTCCCTTTGTCTGGCTGCGATATTGGCATGGCGCGCTTCCCGATCGGATGCGTTTCGCACCTATATCCATCCTTTTTTGACCTTACTTCGTTCCGTTCCGATTATTTCATTTTTGTTTTTATTTTTGATTTGGTTTTCTCCGGAATATATTCCTCTGGTAATGGCGTTGATAACTATAGTTCCGGTATTGACCGAGAATTTAATAGCCGGTTTTCGGAATATCGATCACTCCTTGCTGGAAATGTCCTATATGTATACTTTTTCGGTAAAGCAAAAGATAAAACATATTATTTATCCGGCAGTATCGCCTTATCTTTTCAGCGGATTGATCTCTACGGCAGGATTAGGATGGAAAGCTATTATTATGGGAGAAGCTTTGGCCCAACCCGTTACGGGTATCGGTGTTATGATTCGTGAAGCTCACGGCTTTATAGAAGTTCCCCGTTTGCTGGCATGGACGTTAATTGCCGTAGTCATATCATACGGTTTTGAATTGTTATTGAAAAGGGCTGAAAAATATAATTTCCCGGTTTCTTTCGCCTCAAAGGATTATGCGGAAAAAATAATGGAGAATTTTCCCGATATTCTTAATATAGAGGGGATTCGAAAGAGATACGGACATAAAATCTTATTATCGGAATTACGGTTGTCTGTTTCGAGGGGGAAAATTACTTGTTTGATGGCTTCTTCCGGATATGGGAAAACGACTTTGTTGCGTCTGTTGTCGGGACTGGATCATGCCGAAGCGGGAGATGTTCCTTTAAAAAAAGATTGCAAAGTGGCTTTCCTTTTTCAAGAATATAGACTTTTGCCCCATCTGACAGTATGTGAAAATATTGCACTTTCCCGTGCCTCTTGTATGCGGAAGGAGACGGTTCGTAAAGAAATAACCGAGATTTTGGAACAACTGGATATGCGAAATTGCATAGATCGTTTTCCTGAAACGTTGAGTGGGGGAGAATGTCAACGTGTCGTATTGGCGCGAATGATGTTTTTCCCTGCATCTTTATATTTGCTTGATGAACCGTTTAAAGGGCTCGATTTTGATCTGAAGCAAAAAGTTATGGACTATTTGCGGAAATGGCAGGTCCGGTACGGAAAGACTATCTTGTATGTTACACATCAAGATGATGAGACGAGAATAGCTGATAAGATTGTAAGAATTCAGTAAATTTATTATTTGAGAATGAATAAAATATTTCCACAGTTGATTTCAAAGGCTTTGAACGTCAAGGCCGATCAGATTTCGAATACGATAGCCTTACTTGAGGACGGAGCTACGATTCCGTTTATAAGCCGCTATCGGAAAGAGATGACCGGAGCGTTAGATGAGGTGCAGATTGCCGATATAAAAAACCGATATGACAAATTATGTGAAATAGAGAAACGGAAACAGACAATCCTCTCAACGATCGAGGAACAAGGAAAACTGTCTTCGGAATTGAAAAATCGTATAGAGTCTTCTTGGGATATGACGGAGTTGGAAGACATCTATTTGCCGTACAAACCGAGACGTCGTACTCGTGCGGAAATAGCCCGAGAGAAGGGGTTAGAACCTTTGGCTAAATGGCTGATGATTCAGCAACCCGGTGATCCGGGATATAAAGCTTCAGCTTTTATAAAAGGGGAAGTTAAAGATAGCGAAGATGCGTTGAAAGGTGCTTGTGATATTATTGCCGAATGGATTTCTGAAAATGAAAGAGCAAGAAATACCGTACGGGGATTATTCCGGAGAGAAGCTGTAATATCGTCTCGTGTAGTAAAAACGAAAGTTGAAGAAGCTGCGAAATATAGAGATTATTTCGAGTGGTCTGAGCCGTTGTATCGTTGTTCTTCTCATCGTTTGTTAGCAATGCGTAGAGGAGAAGCCGAAGGTTTTTTAAAAGTTTCTATATCACCGGAAGATGAACTTTGTATAGACCGTCTTGAAGGTCAATTTATAAAGAATGCTACGGCTGCGGCTGCGTTTGTATCCGATGCGGTGCGTGACGGATATAAACGTTTATTGAAACCTTCGATAGAGACTGAGTTTGCTGCATCGTCTAAAGAAAAAGCCGATGACGAGGCTATTCGGGTTTTTTCTGAAAACTTGAAACAACTGTTGCTAGCTCCTCCTTTAGGGCAGAAACGAGTGTTGGGAATCGATCCGGGATTTCGTACCGGATGTAAGGTCGTCTGTCTGGATGCTCAGGGAAATCTATTACATAATGAGACGATATTTCCGCATCCTCCTCGTCAGGATGTTTCCGGTTCGGCTCGAAAAATAACGCATTTAGTAGAGGTATATGACATTCAGGCAATAGCGATCGGTAATGGTACGGCAAGTCGGGAAACAGAAAATTTTATTACCAATTTGCGTTATGATAGAAAAGTCCAGGTATTTGTCGTCAGTGAAAATGGTGCATCTGTTTATTCTGCTTCGAAAGTTGCCAGAGAAGAATTTCCGGAGTATGATGTAACTGTAAGAGGTGCTGTATCTATCGGCCGGCGTTTGATGGATCCGCTTGCGGAATTGGTGAAAATAGATCCGAAATCTATCGGAGTAGGACAATATCAGCATGATGTTGATCAGGGTAAGCTTAAGAAATCTTTGGATCAGACTGTCGAGAATTGTGTTAATTCTGTCGGTGTGGATATTAATACGGCAAGTAAGCATCTGTTGGTATATATTTCAGGATTAGGACCTCAGTTGGCGCAAAATATCATAGATTACCGTAAGGAAAACGGACCGTTTCACTCCCGAAAAGAATTGCTGAAAGTTCCTCGTATGGGAGAAAAGGCTTTTGAACAAGCTGCCGGCTTTTTGAGAATTGCTTCGTCGGAAAATCCTTTGGACAATTCGGCAGTGCATCCCGAACGTTATGCTTTGGTAGAAAAAATGGCATTTGATTTAGGCTGTACCGTCAAAGAATTGATAGCTGATAAAGAACTTCGTAAACGGTTGGTGCTGGAGAATTATCTTTCTGAAGAAGTCGGGATGCCGACTTTGAAAGATATTTTAGAAGAACTTGATAAACCGGGTAGAGACCCTCGACAAACTATTAAAGTGTTCGAGTTCGATGCTTCGGTGAAAACGATAGATGATCTCAAGGAAGGAATGCTACTTCCGGGAATTGTGACGAATATTACTAATTTCGGATGTTTTGTAGATATCGGTATTAAAGAAAACGGGTTGGTGCATATTTCGCAATTGGCAGACAGATATGTATCTGATCCAACAGAGATAGTATCTATACATCAGCAGATTATGGTAAAAGTGATGAGTGTGGATAAAGAGCGGAAAAGAGTGCAGTTATCAATGAAAGATATATAATTAGTACGATGAACAGGGCAATTGTTTGTTTGGGATCGAATGTTCCCGGAGGAAAATTATTAGTGAAAAAAAGTTGTGTGGAGATTCGGGGATTAGTCTCGTCTGCGAAATTCTCTTCTTGTTATGAAACCGTTCCGGTGAGCAGTATTCCTCAGCCGAATTACCACAATTGTGTAGGCGTTTTGGAAACGGAATTGGAATTTGAAGATTTATTTCGTATTTTTAAGGAAATGGAAAAGGCTGCCGGACGTACTCCGGGCGGTAAAAAAGTAGGAATTGTTCCTTTAGATATAGATATAGCTATGTGGAACGATGAAATTAAAAAACCGAGAGATATGATGCAGGATTATATGCAGATCGGTCTGATGGAATTGAATGACCCGTCTTGCCGTCTTGTAAAGTAAGGGCCTGTTTATAAACAATATCTTTCGTCAATGTGTTTGATGTTCAGATTTTAATTTGTTAATGTGAGGAGGTAGAATGAAAGTTATAGAAGATGTCTTGTTGAAACGGACTTCGGTTCGACGTTATGAACGGGAAAAAATAGAACCGGAAAAGCTTGATTTGATTTATCGGGCGATAGCGAGTACACCGACCAGTTACAACGGTCAGCAATATTCGGTTATTGCGGTAGAAGATCAGGAAAAAAAAGAACTGCTATATGAAATTATCGGTCAGAAGCAAATAAAGACGTCTGCCGTATTTCTGGTTTTTTGTGTCGATTTTAATAAAGTGTCTCTATTGGCAAAAGCCAAGGAGCTCGATTTTCCCCGTATTCAGGATAAAATGGACGGAGTAATGATCGGATTGATCGATGCGGCTCTGGCAATGCAGAATGCCGTGGTTGCAGCACAATCTTTGGGCCTGGGAAGCTGCTGTATCGGGTATGCCCGAACAGCCGATCCGGCTCGTGTCGCAGAAGTTTTGCAGCTTCCGAAGGGGGTATTTGTTGCTTGCGGACTCTCTATCGGTTATCCTCGGGAGATTCCCGATCTGAAACCGAAACAGCCTTTATCGGTCTTGATACATAAAAACCATTATCGAACCGATGATATGACGGAGGAATTATTAACCTACGATCGTTTAATTTGTGAATATAACGGTTGCAGAGCGGGAGTGAAGACTGATAATGATTGGTGCGCTCACATGCTTAACTACTATCGGGAAGCATTGAAATATGATATGGAAGGTTATTTAAAAGCGCAAGGTTTTAACTTAGAATATAAATAGTTTTTTGAATCTGTATAATAAGTCGAGTTGCATAAAAATTATTTTTATTTTTTTTCGAGACAGGATGAAAATTCCAGAATCTTTTCAGAATTGTGTCTAATCTTTGTATCAAGAAATAAAAATAATCAGTAGTAACCTTTAAAATTTCAGATTATGAAAAAGTTGATCTTTTTATTCGTATGTGTATTTTCTATTCAAGTAGCATTGGCAGATAATGATAAGCCGATTAATTTTACTCAGTTGCCTCAAGCGGCACAAAAATTTGTAAAACAACATTTCCCGAAAGCTAAAATCGCTTTTGTGAAAATGGAGACCGAGTTGTTCGATAAATCTTATGATGTGGTTTTTAATAATGGAGACCAACTTGAATTCGATAAGAAAGGCGAATGGACGGAAGTAAACTGTAAGTCAACTGTTGTACCGGCTAAGGTTATTCCAGCCCCTATAAAAAAATATGTAGAAACGAACTATCCCGAAGCGAAGGTACTTAGTATCGAGAGAGACCGTTACGATTATGAAGTAAAGTTGTCCAATTTCTGGGAAATCAAATTCGATATGAATTTCAATGTGATCGATATGGATAATGACCGGGATTAAGAGCCTGTCTGAATTTTACTCGATACGAATTTGTTAATCATTTATAGAATAATGCAGCTATCCATGAGGGTAGCTGTTTTTTTATTGATGTTGAAAATCGTATCTTTGCGATATGGAAGATACGTATAAAACGATAGCCCGAACTTCTGAGGGGTTGTATAAAGAAAAAATGAGTAAGTTCATCTCTTTTGCAGTTCCGGTTTCTACGTTAGATGAAGTTAAGGAAAACCTTGAAATATATCAGAAGAAGTATTATGATGCCCGACACATTTGTTGGGCGTATATGCTGGGACATCAACGTGTGGACTTTCGTTCGAATGATAACGGAGAACCTTCGGGAACAGCAGGAAAACCTATACTCGGACAAATCAATTCGTTCGGACTGACGAATATATTGATTGTCGTAATTCGTTATTTCGGAGGAATAAAATTGGGAACGAGCGGGCTGATCGTCGCTTATCGTGAAGCTGCTGCCGAAGCGATCCGGGCGAATGAAATAATTGAATGCCTTGTTGAGGATGATATACGTGTGGCGTTTGAATATCCTTTTCTGAATGATGTGATGCGTATTGTAAAAGAGGATAATGTTACTATAATTTCTCAATATTTTAATTTAGATTGTGATATGACCCTTCGTGTGCGTCGATCGGCTGTCGATTATCTCCGTTCACGGCTTGCTAAAGTGGAGAGTCTTCGTTTTTTAGAAGAATAGAGTATTTGTTTTCCTATATAAATAATGAAAAAAATCAAGGCGAGAGTAGAAATTAGAATACCATCTTTTATTCCGGGAGGAACGTATGTGAAATTTATGGTATTTTTACCTTTATCTCCTTTTACTGCCATGAACGAAATATTTGTTTTTATAATTTCTCTTTTTTCTCCGTTAACGGTTGCCGAAAATCCCGAATCGTACGGAACACTGAAAAAAATAAGATTTTCTTTAGGTAAATTAATTTCGGCAGTGAATCCGGTTGAGTTTCCGTGAAATGAAGAACATACGATTTCATTTCTTTTTCGGGAAAGCTGCGCAACATCCATACTGGTGTCTATTTTTGTATATTGAAATAATGAGCGGTATTTTTCCCAATCCTGTTTTTCGAGAACGATAGAGGACAAGAGAATGTTACATCGATTTTTTTGAGGATCGGTCTGATGTATCGAGTCGAATTCTGTCCGGTTTATAGCTCTGTCGTAAGTAAATCCGAAAGGAATAAAATTTTGATTTTCGTATATTTCAGATTTGTTGTTCTTCTTTTTTAATCGGAATCCTTCGGGAATATATTTTGTGTTAAAAGGTACATATCTGTAAAAGTAACGTACCGATAATAATGCATCGGTATATTCCCGGTTTTCTAATGACGGTTCGTTGGTGGGGCTTTTTATATTTTCTATATATCCCGAAATGCTTATGAAATCTGCATGAGAACGACTTTGCAAACTGTGGAATACCGATATTGCAGGTTCATTTTGATATAACCCCATATTCATGTGGTTTGCCGGATCGAAGTCTATCCGATATTCATATTGAGGAGATATATTATGAATAGAGTCGGTCAGAAAAACGGTTAAACTTTGGTCGCTGTTGTTGACTCCGTCTATCCGGTTATTTATTTCGATAAAGCTTCCCATATTTATTGCAGAAGCAAGACATGTGATAAACAGCAGATTTTTGGAGGATATACGATAATTGATTATGACGAACAGTAAAAGATAATTTATTATGGTCAAAATGGTTGAATATCCTGATATCAGTTTATTCGTGTCGGTATATCTTCCGAACCAATTTGTCCATCGTGATGAGAACATCTCTCCGAACCACCCTTTTTCGCAGATAAATTGTCCTGAAATAAAAGGAACGGTAATCAGAATGAGGAATGTGAGAATATATAAGAA contains:
- a CDS encoding metallophosphoesterase, whose amino-acid sequence is MRLQLIAFFALVCINFAIDFYIYFRIIRKTCRYVWLRISYWGINCLLLAAFLFAYALMKNHQDVDNRMVFIWFMFIYFLVYAPKITYFLLSVWDYVSCLFRKKMLRIFHYAGIVGALFVFGSMAYGAFINRERLVIRELSVESSRLPEGFNDYKIVQISDIHLESFGSDTIFISEMVRQVNKLEPDLIVFTGDLVTLRSAELEPFLHVLSGLKAKNGVYSILGNHDYGDYVPWKNVSEKLEDRKLLRIKEKEMGWRMLNNESVYLYSGNDSVALIGVENWGEPPFPKYGNLRAAYPDLNDDCFKILLTHNPMHWDEEVISGTNIDLSFSGHTHAMQIKLQLGDWRYSPAEIRYPRWSGLYREGNQYLYVNEGIGCVFMPMRVGATPEITVIRLKCIS
- a CDS encoding nitroreductase family protein encodes the protein MKVIEDVLLKRTSVRRYEREKIEPEKLDLIYRAIASTPTSYNGQQYSVIAVEDQEKKELLYEIIGQKQIKTSAVFLVFCVDFNKVSLLAKAKELDFPRIQDKMDGVMIGLIDAALAMQNAVVAAQSLGLGSCCIGYARTADPARVAEVLQLPKGVFVACGLSIGYPREIPDLKPKQPLSVLIHKNHYRTDDMTEELLTYDRLICEYNGCRAGVKTDNDWCAHMLNYYREALKYDMEGYLKAQGFNLEYK
- a CDS encoding PepSY-like domain-containing protein, which produces MKKLIFLFVCVFSIQVALADNDKPINFTQLPQAAQKFVKQHFPKAKIAFVKMETELFDKSYDVVFNNGDQLEFDKKGEWTEVNCKSTVVPAKVIPAPIKKYVETNYPEAKVLSIERDRYDYEVKLSNFWEIKFDMNFNVIDMDNDRD
- a CDS encoding ATP-binding cassette domain-containing protein — translated: MKKRKKYILIAASWFTVLLCWQFFSLYIGNKDIFPSAFQLITAVFYLFSEASFLSAVSSTLLRGICGMLLSLCLAAILAWRASRSDAFRTYIHPFLTLLRSVPIISFLFLFLIWFSPEYIPLVMALITIVPVLTENLIAGFRNIDHSLLEMSYMYTFSVKQKIKHIIYPAVSPYLFSGLISTAGLGWKAIIMGEALAQPVTGIGVMIREAHGFIEVPRLLAWTLIAVVISYGFELLLKRAEKYNFPVSFASKDYAEKIMENFPDILNIEGIRKRYGHKILLSELRLSVSRGKITCLMASSGYGKTTLLRLLSGLDHAEAGDVPLKKDCKVAFLFQEYRLLPHLTVCENIALSRASCMRKETVRKEITEILEQLDMRNCIDRFPETLSGGECQRVVLARMMFFPASLYLLDEPFKGLDFDLKQKVMDYLRKWQVRYGKTILYVTHQDDETRIADKIVRIQ
- a CDS encoding 2-amino-4-hydroxy-6-hydroxymethyldihydropteridine diphosphokinase; protein product: MNRAIVCLGSNVPGGKLLVKKSCVEIRGLVSSAKFSSCYETVPVSSIPQPNYHNCVGVLETELEFEDLFRIFKEMEKAAGRTPGGKKVGIVPLDIDIAMWNDEIKKPRDMMQDYMQIGLMELNDPSCRLVK
- a CDS encoding YfhO family protein, translating into MEKHGRINIFVNILLSGILSLITAFAGMLPSIIQHGGYFVSKADYITQQIPFILETKRMFSTGMPYWSWNSFLGDNFLGGYAFYTVGSPFVWIATLFPENHILQGITVSILLKFFVCGITSFLYFRIFIKKPIYAIIGSLLYTFSSFTILNTQFNHFTDVIALFPLIPTALELRLYKKKRIPGLLTFAVFINLLTNYYFFVSSGIFIVIYALFRFKSGDWAGNKRNDYSAILIEGILGILLTAFLILPAWYKISEAPRVDRIWKFKTGIFNILERLRALFMPAGSLEIPAFYPQILNWSSIGAFLPITGAILAVSFIRQHPRNWLSQLLICLVIISLIAPLNASFNLWSNYSYTRWWYALSLILALSTINILSHPDKLYNPISHKYFLYILTFLILITVPFISGQFICEKGWFGEMFSSRWTNWFGRYTDTNKLISGYSTILTIINYLLLFVIINYRISSKNLLFITCLASAINMGSFIEINNRIDGVNNSDQSLTVFLTDSIHNISPQYEYRIDFDPANHMNMGLYQNEPAISVFHSLQSRSHADFISISGYIENIKSPTNEPSLENREYTDALLSVRYFYRYVPFNTKYIPEGFRLKKKNNKSEIYENQNFIPFGFTYDRAINRTEFDSIHQTDPQKNRCNILLSSIVLEKQDWEKYRSLFQYTKIDTSMDVAQLSRKRNEIVCSSFHGNSTGFTAEINLPKENLIFFSVPYDSGFSATVNGEKREIIKTNISFMAVKGDKGKNTINFTYVPPGIKDGILISTLALIFFIIYIGKQILYSSKKRRLSTLASRERR
- a CDS encoding IMPACT family protein; the encoded protein is MEDTYKTIARTSEGLYKEKMSKFISFAVPVSTLDEVKENLEIYQKKYYDARHICWAYMLGHQRVDFRSNDNGEPSGTAGKPILGQINSFGLTNILIVVIRYFGGIKLGTSGLIVAYREAAAEAIRANEIIECLVEDDIRVAFEYPFLNDVMRIVKEDNVTIISQYFNLDCDMTLRVRRSAVDYLRSRLAKVESLRFLEE
- a CDS encoding Tex family protein, whose translation is MNKIFPQLISKALNVKADQISNTIALLEDGATIPFISRYRKEMTGALDEVQIADIKNRYDKLCEIEKRKQTILSTIEEQGKLSSELKNRIESSWDMTELEDIYLPYKPRRRTRAEIAREKGLEPLAKWLMIQQPGDPGYKASAFIKGEVKDSEDALKGACDIIAEWISENERARNTVRGLFRREAVISSRVVKTKVEEAAKYRDYFEWSEPLYRCSSHRLLAMRRGEAEGFLKVSISPEDELCIDRLEGQFIKNATAAAAFVSDAVRDGYKRLLKPSIETEFAASSKEKADDEAIRVFSENLKQLLLAPPLGQKRVLGIDPGFRTGCKVVCLDAQGNLLHNETIFPHPPRQDVSGSARKITHLVEVYDIQAIAIGNGTASRETENFITNLRYDRKVQVFVVSENGASVYSASKVAREEFPEYDVTVRGAVSIGRRLMDPLAELVKIDPKSIGVGQYQHDVDQGKLKKSLDQTVENCVNSVGVDINTASKHLLVYISGLGPQLAQNIIDYRKENGPFHSRKELLKVPRMGEKAFEQAAGFLRIASSENPLDNSAVHPERYALVEKMAFDLGCTVKELIADKELRKRLVLENYLSEEVGMPTLKDILEELDKPGRDPRQTIKVFEFDASVKTIDDLKEGMLLPGIVTNITNFGCFVDIGIKENGLVHISQLADRYVSDPTEIVSIHQQIMVKVMSVDKERKRVQLSMKDI